One Stigmatopora argus isolate UIUO_Sarg chromosome 12, RoL_Sarg_1.0, whole genome shotgun sequence genomic window carries:
- the pak1ip1 gene encoding p21-activated protein kinase-interacting protein 1-like, with amino-acid sequence MAASVELVAGCYEQVVFGYRVRIDQKEWTVKADFSHHAHMASVSAVAASDKFVVTGSKDETLLLYDMNKKVEHGSLLHHDGSITCLEFHGNTHLMSGGEDGLLCVWSTKKWECLKSIKAHKGHVTSISVHPSGKLALTVGTDKTLRTWNLMNGRSAFIKNIKQNAQIVRWSPDGDKYVVVMEDQINLFDLETASMTNTLQNPKRISAINFLNNSILAVAGDDETVRLCDLDKGKWLREFKAHETRVKALESFKVDDYSVLVTASNDGFIKMWKLHLGEELECPTLLGEVNTEARLTCLTVWKPSTTCTTKEEEKEREAATSKELAEALLKRKRVHIVQHEEVLLEHESKPMKFKKNKKVGGKQEKGK; translated from the exons ATGGCTGCCTCCGTGGAGCTCGTAGCTGGCTGCTACGAGCAAGTTGTTTTTGGTTACCGTGTTCGAATTGACCAGAAG GAGTGGACGGTGAAGGCGGACTTTTCACACCACGCTCACATGGCATCTGTGTCCGCCGTGGCGGCCAGCGACAAGTTCGTGGTGACGGGCAGCAAAGACGAGACCCTCCTCCTGTACGACATGAACAAGAAGGTGGAACACGGCTCCCTGCTGCACCACGACG GTTCCATCACTTGCCTGGAGTTTCACGGTAACACGCATCTGATGAGCGGAGGAGAGGATGGACTCCTGTGCGTATGGAGCACCAAGAAGTGGGAGTGCCTCAAGTCCATCAAAGCGCACAA AGGCCACGTGACATCGATCTCCGTCCATCCATCTGGTAAACTTGCACTGACGGTTGGAACTGACAAAACCTTACG CACATGGAATCTCATGAACGGAAGATCCGCtttcattaaaaacattaaacaaa ACGCACAAATTGTGCGCTGGTCTCCTGATGGCGACAAATACGTGGTGGTCATGGAGGACCAGATAAACCTTTTCGACTTGGAGACGGCCTCGATGACCAACACGCTCCAAAACCCTAAGAGGATATCGGCCATCAACTTCTTGAAT aaTTCCATCCTGGCTGTTGCCGGCGACGATGAAACTGTGCGATTATGCGATCTTGACAAAGGAAAATGGTTGCGTGAGTTCAAGGCGCATGAAACCAG GGTAAAAGCGCTGGAAAGTTTCAAGGTAGACGATTACAGCGTCTTGGTCACGGCGTCCAATGACGGCTTCATCAAAATGTGGAAGCTCCATCTGGGCGAG GAGCTGGAATGTCCCACCCTCTTGGGGGAAGTGAACACCGAGGCCAGGCTGACGTGCTTGACCGTGTGGAAACCTTCGACCACGTGCAccaccaaagaagaagaaaaagagcgcGAGGCGGCAACGTCAAAAG AGTTGGCTGAGGCACTTTTGAAGAGAAAGCGAGTGCATATCGTCCAACACGAAGAAGTCCTTTTGGAACATGAAAGCAAACCGATGAAGTTCAAGAAGAATAAAAAGGTCGGTGGCAAGCAGGAAAAAGGCAAATAA